The nucleotide window CTTCAAGGGCATCTCGTCGGCCATCCAGGTGGCCGCGGAGCGCCACTTCCAGGTGGAAGAGGGGGTGTTCGTCAGCATCGACGAGGCCACCGGCCACATCGTCGCCAAGTACGGCGACCAGGAGCTGGACCCGATCACCCTCGGGCGCATCGCGGCGCAGTCGGCCAAGCAGATGATCATCCAGAAGATCCGCGAGGCCGAGTCGGACACCGTATTCACCGAGTTCACCGGCAAGAAGTACGAACTCCTGGTCGGCACCGTCACCCGCGTGGACGCGGGCACCGCCATCGTGTCGCTCGGCAAGTCGGAGGCCCTGCTGCCGCGGAGCGAGCAGATCCCCGGCGAGACGCACCACGTCGGCGAGCGGGTCAAGGCGATCATCATGGAGGTCCGCAAGCAGGGCAACCGCGTCAAGATCGTGCTGTCCCGCGCGCACCCCGAGTTCGTGAAGGCGCTGTTCGAGGAAGAGATCCCGGAGATCGACGAGCGGATCATCGACATCCGGGCCGTCGCCCGGGAGGCCGGGTACCGGTCGAAGGTCGCGGTCACCAGCATCGACATGAAGGTGGACGCGGTCGGCGCGTGCGTGGGGGTCCGCGGGAGCCGCATCAAGAACGTGATCGAGGAGCTGAACGGCGAGCGCATCGACATCGTCCGCTGGAACGACGCGCTCCAGGTGCTCATCCCCAACGCGCTCCAGCCGGCCCAGATCTCCGACGTGTTCACCTACCCCAAGCTGGGGCGGGCCATCGTGCTGGTCACCGACGACCAGCTCTCGCTGGCG belongs to Gemmata obscuriglobus and includes:
- the nusA gene encoding transcription termination factor NusA, translated to MAIKKEKDTGTLILELVDKLHEERKIAKDVIFKGISSAIQVAAERHFQVEEGVFVSIDEATGHIVAKYGDQELDPITLGRIAAQSAKQMIIQKIREAESDTVFTEFTGKKYELLVGTVTRVDAGTAIVSLGKSEALLPRSEQIPGETHHVGERVKAIIMEVRKQGNRVKIVLSRAHPEFVKALFEEEIPEIDERIIDIRAVAREAGYRSKVAVTSIDMKVDAVGACVGVRGSRIKNVIEELNGERIDIVRWNDALQVLIPNALQPAQISDVFTYPKLGRAIVLVTDDQLSLAIGRRGQNVRLASKLVGWDIEIMTHDELAEALERAERWFGQLPHASPELTNALIEEGFLSYNDITMTDDEGLAEFTGLTQEAADEVVMYAEEYADVMERSVEEERRQAELAAKEARLQEQADADAQARAEEEAQAAAEVGLTEGALNPDATGEVGVTDEAVEVAAGAESGEIDAAAEPDVVAEASTSGEVTDRSADAPSDADKPAE